One genomic segment of Arachis duranensis cultivar V14167 chromosome 4, aradu.V14167.gnm2.J7QH, whole genome shotgun sequence includes these proteins:
- the LOC107486757 gene encoding hypersensitive-induced response protein-like protein 2, with the protein MGQALGCIIVGQSNVAIKEHFGKFDDVLQPGCHCLPWCLGYQIAGGLSLRVQQLDVKCETKTKDNVFVNVVASVQYRALADKASDAFYRLTNTKEQIQSYVFDVIRASVPKLELDAVFEQKNDIARAVEDELEKAMSAYGYEIVQTLIVDIEPDVHVKRAMNEINAALSMRLAANEKAEAEKILQIKKAEGEAESKYLSGLGIARQRQAIVDGLRDSVLEFSENMPGTTAKDIMDMVLVTQYFDTMKEIGASSKSSAVFIPHGPGAVRDVAEQIRDGLLQANASPNLLN; encoded by the exons ATGGGTCAAGCTTTAGGTTGTATTATAGTTGGACAATCAAATGTGGCAATTAAGGAACACTTTGGGAAATTTGATGATGTTCTGCAACCTGGGTGTCACTGCTTGCCTTGGTGCCTCGGATACCAGATAGCCGGCGGCCTTTCGCTCCGTGTGCAGCAACTCGATGTCAAATGCGAGACAAAAACCAAG GATAATGTGTTTGTGAATGTGGTTGCTTCTGTGCAATACCGCGCCTTGGCCGATAAAGCATCTGACGCCTTCTATAGGCTCACCAACACAAAGGAACAGATACAGTCATATGTTTTCGACG TTATCAGGGCAAGTGTGCCAAAGTTGGAGCTGGATGCTGTCTTTGAGCAGAAGAACGACATAGCAAGGGCCGTCGAAGATGAGCTTGAAAAG GCCATGTCTGCTTATGGATATGAGATTGTTCAGACCCTTATTGTTGATATAGAGCCTGATGTTCATGTCAAGAGAGCTATGAATGAGATTAATGCAG CTCTTTCAATGAGGCTAGCTGCTAATGAAAAAGCTGAAGCAGAGAAAATACTTCAGATCAAGAAAGCCGAGGGAGAAGCCGAGTCCAAATACCTGTCGGGACTCGGAATAGCTCGACAGCGCCAGGCCATTGTGGATGGACTGAGGGACAGTGTGCTTGAATTCTCCGAGAACATGCCCGGGACGACAGCAAAAGATATCATGGACATGGTTCTGGTGACACAATACTTCGACACAATGAAGGAAATTGGTGCTTCTTCAAAGTCCTCAGCAGTGTTCATACCACATGGTCCTGGTGCTGTTAGGGATGTTGCTGAGCAAATCAGAGATGGTTTACTTCAGGCCAATGCCTCACCAAATCTCTTAAATTAA
- the LOC107486755 gene encoding hypersensitive-induced response protein-like protein 2 — MGQALGCIIVGQSNVAIKEHFGKFDDILQPGCHCLPWCLGYQIAGGLSLRVQQLDVKCETKTKDNVFVNVVASVQYRALADKASDAFYRLTNTKEQIQSYVFDVIRASVPKLELDAVFEQKNDIARAVEDELEKAMSAYGYEIVQTLIVDIEPDVHVKRAMNEINAGNLLVRLAANEKAEAEKILQIKKAEGEAESKYLSGLGIARQRQAIVDGLRDSVLAFSENVPGTTAKDIMDMVLVTQYFDTMKEIGASSKSSAVFIPHGPGAVRDVSEQIRDGLLQANASPNLLN; from the exons ATGGGTCAAGCTTTAGGTTGTATTATAGTTGGGCAATCAAATGTGGCTATTAAGGAGCACTTTGGgaaatttgatgatattctGCAACCTGGGTGTCACTGCCTGCCTTGGTGCCTCGGATACCAGATAGCCGGCGGCCTTTCCCTCCGTGTGCAGCAACTCGATGTCAAATGCGAGACAAAAACCAAG GATAATGTGTTTGTGAATGTGGTTGCTTCTGTGCAATACCGCGCCTTGGCCGATAAAGCATCTGACGCCTTCTATAGGCTCACCAACACAAAGGAACAGATACAGTCATATGTTTTCGACG TTATCAGGGCAAGTGTGCCAAAGTTGGAGCTGGATGCTGTCTTTGAGCAGAAGAACGACATAGCAAGGGCCGTCGAAGATGAGCTTGAAAAG GCCATGTCTGCTTATGGATATGAGATTGTTCAGACCCTTATTGTTGATATAGAGCCTGATGTTCATGTCAAGAGAGCTATGAATGAGATTAATGCAGGTAATCT ACTTGTGAGGCTAGCTGCTAATGAAAAGGCTGAAGCAGAGAAAATACTTCAGATCAAGAAAGCCGAGGGAGAAGCCGAGTCCAAATACCTGTCGGGACTTGGAATAGCTCGACAGCGCCAGGCCATTGTGGATGGACTGAGGGACAGTGTGCTTGCATTCTCCGAGAACGTGCCCGGGACAACAGCAAAAGATATCATGGACATGGTTCTGGTGACACAATACTTCGACACAATGAAGGAAATTGGTGCTTCTTCAAAGTCCTCAGCAGTGTTCATACCACATGGTCCTGGTGCTGTTAGGGATGTTTCTGAGCAAATCAGAGATGGTTTACTTCAGGCCAATGCCTCACCAAATCTCTTAAATTAA
- the LOC107486756 gene encoding outer plastidial membrane protein porin: MAKGPGLYTEIGKKARDLLFKDYHSDQKFTISTYSPTGVAITSSGTRKGELFVGDVNTQLKNRNVTTDIKVDTDSNLFTTITVDEPTPGLKAIFSFKVPDQRSGKVELQYLHDYAGVNTSVGLTANPIVNLSAVFGTSILALGVDLSYDTKSGDLTKSNAGVSFTKDDLIAALTVNDKGDALNASYYHVVNPLTNTAVGAEVTHRFSSNENTLTLGAQHALDPLTTAKARVNNYGRASALIQHEWRPKSFFTISGEVDTKAIEKSAKIGLGLVLKP; this comes from the exons atGGCAAAGGGTCCTGGTCTCTACACTGAAATCGGCAAAAAAGCCAGGG aTCTGTTGTTCAAGGACTACCACAGTGACCAGAAGTTCACCATCAGTACCTACTCACCCACTGGAGTT GCCATCACGTCATCAGGAACCAGGAAAGGTGAATTGTTTGTGGGTGATGTTAACACCCAGTTGAAGAACAGAAATGTCACCACCGATATCAAAGTTGATACAGATTCTAAT CTCTTCACAACCATCACTGTTGATGAGCCTACCCCTGGTTTGAAGGCTATCTTTAGCTTCAAAGTTCCTGATCAAAGGTCTGGCAAG GTGGAACTTCAGTACTTGCACGACTATGCTGGAGTGAACACCAGTGTTGGGTTGACGGCAAACCCAATCGTGAACCTTTCTGCTGTTTTTGGAACTAGCATTCTTGCTCTCGGAGTGGATCTTTCATATGATACCAAAAGTGGGGATTTGACAAAATCGAACGCGGGAGTCAGCTTCACCAAAGATGACTTGATTGCCGCATTGACTGT GAATGACAAGGGCGATGCTTTGAATGCTTCATATTATCATGTGGTCAACCCCTTGACCAACACTGCTGTTGGTGCCGAGGTGACTCACAGGTTCTCGTCCAACGAGAACACCCTCACCCTTGGTGCCCAGCACGCGTTGGACCCCTTGACCACAGCGAAGGCTCGCGTCAACAACTACGGCAGGGCAAGTGCTCTCATCCAGCATGAGTGGCGCCCCAAATCGTTCTTCACTATTTCCGGGGAAGTGGACACCAAGGCGATTGAGAAGAGTGCGAAGATTGGATTGGGTTTGGTTCTCAAGCCCTAG
- the LOC107486320 gene encoding protein MAIN-LIKE 1-like: MGDDPERLYRLDGVAHIAGGDQRRDGRLIWYRLDEPLVSAFIERWRPETHTFHMPFGECTITLQDVAYQLGLAVDGRYVSGCLTDFHMYIEGGRPAWVWFDELLGVISPPSQVQKFAVNCTWFQETFGEWPEGADEETVRRFARAYIMMLLGTQLFGDKSDNRIHIRWLPYVARLEEMGSYSWGSAALAWLYRCMCRVANRHLVKLAGPLQLLQSWIFWRFPRFRPAGYDTCSWPLASRRSGYSPSYSEKGPRVRSTQLKIDMLQPRDVIVVPFIWMPYSSPDVLQVVHPEALEPRHTALWRSVTLLIYFAVVE, encoded by the exons ATGGGAGACGATCCTGAAAGGCTGTACCGGTTGGACGGGGTTGCTCATATAGCCGGGGGTGATCAAAGACGAG ATGGCCGGCTTATATGGTATCGGTTAGATGAGCCCCTTGTCAGCGCCTTTATCGAGCGGTGGCGTCCTGAGACGCACACCTTCCATATGCCCTTCGGAGAGTGCACCATCACGCTTCAGGACGTGGCGTACCAGTTAGGGTTGGCAGTGGACGGGCGTTATGTCAGCGGTTGCCTTACAGATTTTCATATGTATATCGAGGGCGGACGTCCAGCTTGGGTGTGGTTCGATGAGTTGCTTGGAGTGATTTCTCCTCCGAGCCAGGTTCAGAAGTTCGCAGTTAACTGCACCTGGTTCCAGGAGACTTTCGGAGAGTGGCCCGAGGGAGCCGATGAAGAGACTGTGCGCCGATTTGCTCGTGCCTATATCATGATGTTGTTAGGCACTCAGTTGTTTGGAGACAAGTCCGACAACCGCATTCACATCAGATGGCTTCCCTACGTTGCTAGGCTTGAGGAGATGGGTTCCTACAGTTGGGGGTCTGCTGCATTGGCTTGGTTGTACCGGTGCATGTGCCGAGTGGCAAACAGACATCTGGTGAAGTTAGCGGGCCCACTACAGCTACTTCAGTCCTGGATCTTCTGGCGCTTTCCCAGGTTTAGGCCTGCTGGGTATGACACGTGCAGCTGGCCTTTGGCATCGAG GAGGTCAGGTTACAGCCCTTCCTACAGCGAGAAGGGTCCTAGAGTACGGAGCACGCAACTGAAGATAGACATGTTGCAGCCCAGGGATGTGATTGTTGTTCCT TTTATCTGGATGCCGTATAGCTCCCCCGATGTACTTCAGGTTGTGCATCCGGAGGCGTTGGAGCCTCGCCACACGGCGCTTTGGCGGTCTGTCACATTGCTTATATACTTTGCCGTTGTAGAGTGA